Within the Oncorhynchus clarkii lewisi isolate Uvic-CL-2024 chromosome 2, UVic_Ocla_1.0, whole genome shotgun sequence genome, the region aaacataacataacatatcatataaatggagtgtctcagatAAATTTGACCTGGCTAGATCATAAACGAACAAATGTCCAGACAGGATTGACTTCACGAATTCCCGGTTTATTAACCCAACTCAACACAGGCTATTGTTCGGCCGTAGCCCGCGCCAAATAAATCAAGGATCAAAGTATAAAACAACTGTGACCATCTCTTGATAAAGACAAAACGTAAGCGAAAGAACAATGGCTAAGCATGCTCTTATATTTACGGTGCTCCACCCCCTGCCAAATCCCCCCGGCCGTTCCACCAACCACAAGGATGCCCGCACCGGTACATTCCAGGCATTCCTGTGgttggcagatagcaggttgacTGGCACGCCCGACCCAGCGAACACCAGGTACTGATAAATACAACACAGGTACTAATAAATACAACACAACAAACGAACAGCATAACTCAATACACAGCTGTCCGTGCGGGTCGCTACAATACGAAATGCTCTCAGACCATGTTGTAACATCCTGTCATGTCCCACCAGATCTTCCCGTCAGATTTGGGATTTGAACCTGACTCTACCCTATAGGCTACCTACACTTTTTTGAGTGTTGACAGTCAGCAAGCATAGCCTACCATCAGAGACAGATTTGTCTACCTACCCAAATGTAAGGTGTTGGTTAGAAGTAACAAACTTGTTCATGCTTGCGTTCAATCAACATTTATTATTAGAGATTTAGAGAACATATTACGTTAACACGTGTATGTTGGGTATAATGAATGATTGGTTGACTCATTTTGGGGATCTAGATGGATCTAACCCCAGTGCCACGCCTATACATGCGATATATCCTCTTCGTTACTTTACCATGAGGTGTCCACGCGGTCTTTCTGTGTGCTGATTGGCAAGGAGGTGCACAAACAAGATATGTTTTACCAATGAGAGGGCTGTACATGCAGCAGTTCAGAAGGTGCATTCACCGACAGCATGCACAGTCCGGTAACGGGATAGTGAGTATGCGGCTGGCGAGACTGGGTTTGGATGTCTACTCGCCATCCATATAAAACCAATGCGGAGACTTGCTGTTTACAGTCAGCTCAGAATTGTACGGATGATGACAATAAGTAGCTAACATTGTGACAGTATAGTGATTGGAATGCAATCAAACTGTTGGACATTTGTTCATCAGTGGAATTCAATAGGCTTAACTAGCTAATAATAGCGGTCGGCTATTTTCCACTTATATTTTCTAAACCACGGGACACTGAACAAATATTAAAATGGTCATCATTACAAAGAAATTGAAGACCTTTGAGGTCGTTTTCCATGATCCTACAAAGGCTTTCTACTCCAGTGGTGACAAGGTAGCCGGGAATATTGTGGTTGAGGTGTCCGAGGTGACCAAGGTGTCCGCTATGAGAGTGTTTGGAATTGGATGCGCAAAAGTGGAATACGCGAAAGGAAAGCACAGATGCCGTGAAGACATTGAATATCTGAAATACGAAGATACCGTTTATCTGGACCACCAGCCTAGAGGTAATATTACAAACTAAAATATACAAAAAGTAAATGTCTTTGTCTCGAATGTGAATATAGCCATTCAAAGCAGTCGGCAGGCTACATCCGGTGTCATCCAGCTTTTATGCactgtcactagctggctacTGCAGTCTGTGAGTACAGTGTAGTGCGCAAAAATGGAGAATGAGAAATTATGCTTTATAGACTAGCTATATGTTTTATTTACATACGTCGATGTTTAGGGATTATCAAATGCGCCAGGGGTGGTTGTTATTGGCCCATAAGCACTAGAAGTGGACCACGGGTGTCCTGTGGTCTACAGTGGATTGCACAAATAGACCAAAATATATTAACCTAAGAGAGATTGGCTAAATTCATAGTTTAATGAATGGACCATAATGTATTTATCTTGTCCTCAGATTCCAATGGCTTGGTTACTCTCAGACCAGGGAACAGATATGAGTACATGTTTGGCTTTGAGCTGCCACATCCTGGGTAAGCATCAAGGACTGTAAAAACCTTGTTGTTTGTTTCCTATAAAGGCATAGCATTATGTGGTAATGACAGCATCCCACAACTAAAATTCCTCCTGCTTTTGTCACAGGCAACTGGTGTCGTCCTACAAGGGCAAGTTTGGCTGTGTCCAGTATTATGTCAGGGCTGTGATGGAGAGGCCTTCCCAGCCTGCCTTGCAGTGCGAGAAACACTTTGAGGTGGAGGAGCCCTTGGACGTCAACACCCCTGACCTCCTGGTACATAACAGCTCATTCACATCATCATAATTATCACCACAAGGAATAATGCCATTTGATAGTTATTACATTATACACATTGCTACTTGACAGTGATTGTATTATACACCTTGTTCTCCTGAATGAGCCATGTAATGATGATGCATGGCTTAATAATGTTAATGACAATTGTATAACTTTGCCATAACTAGCTATACATGAGAGATTATAAGGTGTGGGTGGTTGGTGTTAGGCTTGATGGTTGACTTGCAATCAACATGTTGGGTGATTTATGTTTAACTCATGTTAATGTTTCTCATTGTTTCTCGTCCAGGCTCCAGCTGCAGGTACGAAGGAGAAGAAGCTCACCTGCATGTTCATCCCAGATGGACATGTGTCCATCAGTGCCAAGATCGACCGCAAGGGCTTCTGCGAGGGCGAGGACATCTGCATCAATGCAAAGTTTGAAAACACCTGCTCACGTATCGTGGTGCCCAAGGCAGCCATCATGGTCAAGCACACCTACCAGGCCAATGGCAGGACCAAGGTCCTGGGGCAGAAGCTCTCAGTCGTGAGGGGCAACCATATCATCTCGGGCATGTGTGACATGTGGCAGGGCAAGACCATCCGAGTGCCTAGGCTCAAGCCCTCACTCCTGGGGTGCGACATCATTCACGTGGACTATGCCCTCAGGGTGAGTCATAAACTTGAGACAACTTGTTGCTTGATATAGGCTCATACCATAAACCTCACATTGAAAATGATTGAAAGGACTTGTGACTTAGGAATGACATTTCTATCTATACATCAGATCTATGTCCACATTCCCGGCAGTGACAAGGTGGTCCTAGAGTTGCCCCTGGTCATCGGGAACATCCCCTTCAATGGCTTTGGCAGCCGCACCAACAGCATGAGCAGCCAGGCAGAGTCCCTGAACACCCCCTTCAGTAGCTTTGGGTCGCTGTGCCTCCCGTCACAACCCCCCAGCTACAGCAACATCTCCCGCGACTGCCGTATCGACTCCGCCCTCACACCTCTGCTGGTCAACTACGACGCAGATGAGGATGAAGGACTGTTCATGCGCGCCCCCGAGCTTTGGTACCCTCCTCCCCCTGCCTACACCGAGGTAAGGAGATGGAGAATAGAAGATAGACATTTAACCGATATAGTCAGTTACTAGTGAAAAGTGAAGCAGATAGCACTGAGTTTGCACTGTTGCAAATGTGGTCTAATTGTTTTTTTCCcaactgtttctctctttcttttcaacTTTCTCTCAGGTTGACGAGGATCTCAAACAGCAATGGCCATGTTCATCGGGTCTGCTGAACCACGAGTAAGAGTTGCAATTAATCCCCGTTGTAGTCTAAGCACTGGTGGTTAGCCTTAGTGAGATCGGGGAACGGACTGGTGACTGGTTAAAGAGCAGCACAGCTGTGAAGCAGAAAGAGTGGGACCCTAGCCCTGAAGACTCTTTCAAGGAACAGAACTGAGATGTGGACTTGAGAGTCAAGTTGAAGTGAAACTATTCAGGTTGAATGAGTATGGATTGTAGATGTTGGTGTCCACTCCACATTCACTATCACCATTGCAGTCTTCAGAAACTGATcgttctacagttgaagtcggaagtttacatacacttaggttggagcttTTAAAACTAGTTTTccaaccactacacaaatgtattattaacaaactatagttttggcaagtcggttaggacatctactttgtgcatgacacatgtcattttccaacaattctttagagacagattatttcacttatcattcactgtatcacaattccagtgggccagaggtttacatacattaagttgactgtgcctttaaacaacttggaaaattccagaaaattatgtcatggctttagaagcttctgataggctaattgacaagtCAATTAGAAGTGAGAAGTGAGTGAATtagaagtgtacctgtggatgtatttcaagcataccttcaaactcagtgcctctttgcttggcatcatgggaaaatcttaAGAAATAATCCAAGATCAGagaaaaacaaattgtagacctccacaagtctggttcatccttgggagcaatttccaaacgcctgaaggtaccatgttcatctctacaaacaataatacgcaagtataaacaccatgggaccacgcagccgccataccgctcaggaaggagacacattctgtctcctagagatgaacatactttggtgcgaaaagtgcaaatcaattccagaacaacagcaaaggaccttgtgaagatgctggaggaaatgggtacaaaagtatctatccacagtaaaacgagtcctatatcgacataacctgaaaggcctctgagcaaggaagaagccactgttccaaaaccgccatataaaagccaggtttgcaactgcacatgttgacaaagatcatactttttggagaaatgtcccctggtctgacaaaaatacaaatgtttggccataatgaccatcgtatatgtttggagggaaaagggggaggcttgcaagccgaagaacaacatcccaaccgtgaagcacgggggtggcagcatcatgttgtggaggtgctttgctgcaggagggactggtacacttcacaaaatagatggcatcatgagggggggaaattatgtggaaatatatgaggcaacatttcaagacatcagtcaggaagttaaaacttggtcacaaatgggtcttccaaatggacaatgaccccaagcatacttccaaaattgtggcaaaatggcttaaggacaacaaagtcgggGTATTGCaatgaccatcacaaagcccagacctcaatcctatagaaaatgtgtgggcagaactgaaaaagcatgcgtgagcaaggaggcctacacacctggctcagttacaccagctctgtcaggagaaatgggccaaaattcacccaacttattgagggaagcttgtggaaggctacccgaaacatttgacccaagttcaacaatttcaaggcaatgctaccaaatactaattgagtgtatttaaacttctgacccactggaaatgtgatgaaagaaataaaagcttaaataaataattctctacttttattctgacatttcacattcttaaaataaagtggtgatcctaactgacgtaaaacagaatttttactaggattaaatgtcaggaattgtgaaaaactgagtttaaatgtatttggctgaggtgtatgtaaacttccgacttcaactgtatgtctgtctgtaaccCTCTAGTCATTCCACGGTAGTTCTGTACCTCAGTGTGTTCGAGCATTTTGACAGTTGACATATTCTCTCAGAGGAATGAAACAATGTTAGAATTCACATCCATACACTTGAGTGTGCACAGCTATCATTTTAGGTCAGATAGATACAATGCTGTGACCATGCAAAAGTAGTGAAGGGATAGAAAGTTTCAATTTTATATTCTGTTGCACTTTATGTTAATATCATTGGCTCTTAATTAGATAATTAAAAATGACATATTTTTGTATTCATAATAGTCTTCCAGATTATACTAGGTCATTTTAAAATAATGTTAACTGGTTTATGGTAGAAGAGAGTGACTTTTCATGGTAATGACCAAGCTTGCCGAATGGGAATGACTAAATGGGAGATCTACATTATGTTTTGAATTTGGGTATGTGAAAATGCGAGAAGTATTTTATATGAGGAGAACCTATGGGTAGGTTTTCTATGCAAAGAAAAAATATAAAATTCTGAATTGTTTCCCTGTCTCTGCCTTTCTTATATTTGCTCATTTTCAAGGTCTGAAAAATATTTGTCTCCAAAGACTAGATTTGACCTTAGGTAAATGAACAAATTGCAATGTGGAATGTGTCTATTCCAGTTGTAACGCTTGTCtgtggtggaaggagaggaggaacaaggtgcagcgtggtaagtgttcatattttaaatattttaatgaacactgaaaacaaaacaataaacaaccaacgaacagtcctgtaaggtgcaacaccacactaaacagaaaataaccacccacaaaacaccatggaaaacaggctacctaaatatggttctcaatcagggacaacgattgacagctgcctctgattgagaaccataccaggccaaacacagaaatagaaaatcatagacaaactaacatagacaacccacccaactcacaccctgaccatactaaaacaaaagacaaaacaaaggaactaaggtcagaacgtgacaccagcAAGGTTGTAAATGCATTTGACCAGAACGTAAGCCTTGTCCAAGCCAGAACAGCAGGCGcttatctcctgtttctgtagcatgaggcagctcTATGTAGAAGTACATCTCGTACAGGACGCTCGTCTGTTACAGGGACATACCCCAAATCCATCTCCTTCACACTGAGTACCAAGCAGGGAGGAATCAGGTCCCATTTTTGGTGTCTTTGGTAAGACTCAAACCCCCAACCTTTCAATATCAGGGTCGACACTCTAAACACAATGCCACTGCAGTTTACCAATGGCCCTTCATAAATTTCCTCTCAACAGAGGGGCTGCATATTGGGCACATCGCgcgccactccctagcatactactcgccaatgtccagtctcttgacaacaaggttgatgaaatccgagcaagggtagcattccagagggacatcagggactgtaacgttctttgcttcacggaaatatggctcactcgagagaagctatcggagtcggtgcagccaactggtttctccacgcatcgcgccgacagaaacaaacatctttctggtaagaagaggggcgggggcgtatgctttatggttaatgagacgtggtgtggtcacaacaacatacaggaactcaagtccttctgttcacctgatttagaattcctcacaaccaaatgtcgaccgcattatctaccaagggaattctcttcgattataatcactgccgtatatattcccccccaagcagacacatcgagggctctgaacaaactttatttgactctttgcaaactggaatccatatatcctgaggctgcattcattgtagctggggattttaacaaggctaatctgaaaacaagactccctaaattgtatcagcatatcgattgcgcaaccagggctggtaaaaccttggatcattgctattctaacttccgcaatgcatataaggccctcccccgcactcctttcggaaaagctgaccacgactccattttgttgctccctgcctacagacagaagctaaaacaagaagctcccacgctgaggtctgttcaacgctggtccgaccaatctgattccacgctccaagactgcttccatcacgtggactgggatatgtttcgtattgcgtcagacaacaacattgacaaatacgctgattcggtgagcgagttcattaaaACGTGCGTTgatgatgtcgttcccatagcaacgattaaaacattcccaaaccagaaaccgtggattgatggcagcattcgtgtgaaactgaaagcgcgaacccctgcttttaatcagggcaaggtgaccggaaacatgaccgaatacaaacagtgtagctattccctccgcaaggcaatcaaacaagctaagcgtcagtatagagacaaagtagaatcgcaattcaacggctcagacacgaggtatgtggcagggtctacagtcaatcacggattacaaaaagaaaaccagcccagtcacggaccaggatgccttgctcccaggcagactaaataactttttttgcccgctttgaggacaatacagtgccactgacacggcccgcaaccaaaacatgcggactctccttcactgcagccgaggtgagtaaaacatttaaacgtgttaaccctcgcaaggctgcaggcccagacggcatccccagccgtgccTTTAGAGCATgcgtagaccagctggctggtgtgtttacggacatattcaatcgatccctatcccagtctgctgttcccacatgcttcaagagggccaccattgttcctgttcccaagaaagctaaggtaactgagctaaacaactaccgccccgtagcactcacttccgtcatcatgaagtgctttgagagactagtcaaggaccatatcacctccaccctacctgacaccctagatccactccaatttgcttaccgcccaaataggtccacagacgatgcaatctcaaccacactgcacactgccctaacccatctggacaagaggaatacctatgtgagaatgctgttcatcgactacagctcagcatttaacaccatagtaccctccaaactcgtcatcaagctcgagactctgagtctcgaccccgccctgtgcaactgggtactggacttcctgacgggccgcccccaggtggtgagggtaggtaacaaaatctccaccccgctgatcctcaacactggggccccacaagggtgcgttctgagccctctcctgtactccctgttcacccacgactgcgtggccacgcacgcctccaactcaatcatcaagtttgcggacgacacaacagtggtaggcttgattaccaacaacgacgagacggcctacagggaggaggtgagggccctcggagtgtggtgtcaggaaaataacctcacactcaacatcaacaaaactaaggagatgattgtggacttcaggaaacagcagagggaacacccccctatccacatcgatggaacagtagtggagagggtagcaagttttaagttcctcggcgtacacatcacagacaaactgaaatggtccacccacacagacagcatcgtgaagaagacgcagcagcgcctcttcaacctcaggaggctgaagaaattcggcttgtcaccaaaatcactcacaaacttctacagatgcacaatcgagagcatcctgtcgggctgtatcaccgcctggtacggcaactgctccgcccacaaccgtaaggctctccagagggtagtgaggtctgcacaacgcatcaccgggggcaaactacctgccctccaggacacctacaccacccgatgtcacaggaaggccataaagatcatcaaggacaacaaccacccgagccactgcctgttcaccc harbors:
- the LOC139424648 gene encoding thioredoxin-interacting protein-like, yielding MVIITKKLKTFEVVFHDPTKAFYSSGDKVAGNIVVEVSEVTKVSAMRVFGIGCAKVEYAKGKHRCREDIEYLKYEDTVYLDHQPRDSNGLVTLRPGNRYEYMFGFELPHPGQLVSSYKGKFGCVQYYVRAVMERPSQPALQCEKHFEVEEPLDVNTPDLLAPAAGTKEKKLTCMFIPDGHVSISAKIDRKGFCEGEDICINAKFENTCSRIVVPKAAIMVKHTYQANGRTKVLGQKLSVVRGNHIISGMCDMWQGKTIRVPRLKPSLLGCDIIHVDYALRIYVHIPGSDKVVLELPLVIGNIPFNGFGSRTNSMSSQAESLNTPFSSFGSLCLPSQPPSYSNISRDCRIDSALTPLLVNYDADEDEGLFMRAPELWYPPPPAYTEVDEDLKQQWPCSSGLLNHE